One genomic window of Gossypium hirsutum isolate 1008001.06 chromosome D11, Gossypium_hirsutum_v2.1, whole genome shotgun sequence includes the following:
- the LOC107911482 gene encoding EH domain-containing protein 1 isoform X3: MVFFKIIKEEQISLSSVTSIIDGLKRLYLQKLKPLEVTYHFNDFVSPLLKNSDFDAKPMVMLLGQYSTRKTTFIKHLLKTSYLGAHIGLEPTTNRFVVVMVLLAGVYKELRQAWRMPKSKLYRSPKIPRYHLKMSLGKKVCGMHTSLENLFCFRTWI; encoded by the exons ATGGTTTTCTTCAAAATCATCAAAGAAG AACAGATATCTTTGTCCTCTGTGACTTCAATTATAGATGGCTTAAAGAGATTGTACCTTCAGAAGTTGAAGCCTTTAGAAGTTAcatatcattttaatgattttgtatCCCCATTGTTG AAAAATAGTGATTTTGATGCCAAACCAATGGTTATGCTTTTGGGTCAATATTCCACTAGGAAAACAACCTTCATTAAACATTTGCTTAAGACTAGTTATCTAG GAGCTCACATTGGACTTGAACCAACGACCAACAGATTTGTTGTTGTTATG GTGCTATTGGCTGGGGTTTACAAGGAGCTACGTCAGGCATGGAGGATGCCAAAGAGCAAATTGTACAGGAGTCCAAAAATTCCACGCTACCATCTCAAGATGAG CCTTGGGAAGAAAGTTTGCGGGATGCACACGAGTTTGGAAAACTTGTTCTGTTTTAGAACTTGGATCTAG
- the LOC107911482 gene encoding EH domain-containing protein 1 isoform X1, which yields MEGLDTLIMRKKQSSKSSSLEGNGSSSNQTSPASQWFSSKSSKKISLSSVTSIIDGLKRLYLQKLKPLEVTYHFNDFVSPLLKNSDFDAKPMVMLLGQYSTRKTTFIKHLLKTSYLGAHIGLEPTTNRFVVVMVLLAGVYKELRQAWRMPKSKLYRSPKIPRYHLKMSLGKKVCGMHTSLENLFCFRTWI from the exons ATGGAAGGCTTAGATACATTAATCATG AGAAAGAAACAATCTTCAAAGTCAAGTAGCCTTGAAGGCAATG GTAGTTCTTCAAATCAAACATCACCTGCATCTCAATGGTTTTCTTCAAAATCATCAAAGAAG ATATCTTTGTCCTCTGTGACTTCAATTATAGATGGCTTAAAGAGATTGTACCTTCAGAAGTTGAAGCCTTTAGAAGTTAcatatcattttaatgattttgtatCCCCATTGTTG AAAAATAGTGATTTTGATGCCAAACCAATGGTTATGCTTTTGGGTCAATATTCCACTAGGAAAACAACCTTCATTAAACATTTGCTTAAGACTAGTTATCTAG GAGCTCACATTGGACTTGAACCAACGACCAACAGATTTGTTGTTGTTATG GTGCTATTGGCTGGGGTTTACAAGGAGCTACGTCAGGCATGGAGGATGCCAAAGAGCAAATTGTACAGGAGTCCAAAAATTCCACGCTACCATCTCAAGATGAG CCTTGGGAAGAAAGTTTGCGGGATGCACACGAGTTTGGAAAACTTGTTCTGTTTTAGAACTTGGATCTAG
- the LOC107911482 gene encoding EH domain-containing protein 1 isoform X2: MISSSNQTSPASQWFSSKSSKKISLSSVTSIIDGLKRLYLQKLKPLEVTYHFNDFVSPLLKNSDFDAKPMVMLLGQYSTRKTTFIKHLLKTSYLGAHIGLEPTTNRFVVVMVLLAGVYKELRQAWRMPKSKLYRSPKIPRYHLKMSLGKKVCGMHTSLENLFCFRTWI; encoded by the exons ATGATTAG TTCTTCAAATCAAACATCACCTGCATCTCAATGGTTTTCTTCAAAATCATCAAAGAAG ATATCTTTGTCCTCTGTGACTTCAATTATAGATGGCTTAAAGAGATTGTACCTTCAGAAGTTGAAGCCTTTAGAAGTTAcatatcattttaatgattttgtatCCCCATTGTTG AAAAATAGTGATTTTGATGCCAAACCAATGGTTATGCTTTTGGGTCAATATTCCACTAGGAAAACAACCTTCATTAAACATTTGCTTAAGACTAGTTATCTAG GAGCTCACATTGGACTTGAACCAACGACCAACAGATTTGTTGTTGTTATG GTGCTATTGGCTGGGGTTTACAAGGAGCTACGTCAGGCATGGAGGATGCCAAAGAGCAAATTGTACAGGAGTCCAAAAATTCCACGCTACCATCTCAAGATGAG CCTTGGGAAGAAAGTTTGCGGGATGCACACGAGTTTGGAAAACTTGTTCTGTTTTAGAACTTGGATCTAG
- the LOC107911481 gene encoding ATP synthase subunit delta', mitochondrial isoform X1, which translates to MLRPASMLLARRPILAARARSFSTDLPAAPFADATFTEACSKVIPNMEPPKTPLSFMQPHPPTPSSIPSKLTVHFVLPYASELATIEIIGKLNQLESCRSTIILSIRHIGSFG; encoded by the exons ATGTTGCGTCCAGCATCAATGCTATTGGCCCGTCGACCCATTTTGGCAGCAAGGGCTCGATCGTTCTCCACTGATCTGCCAGCGGCTCCCTTTGCGGATGCCACGTTCACGGAGGCGTGTTCTAAAGTGATCCCCAATATGGAACCTCCTAAAACTCCTCTCTCTTTCATGCAACCTCATCCTCCCACTCCTTCCTCCATTCCTTCCAAACTCACTGTCCATTTCGTCCTTCCTTATGCTTCTGAGTTGGCCACCATAGAG aTCATCGGAAAGCTCAATCAGTTGGAATCTTGTCGAAGTACCATCATACTATCCATTCGTCATATTGGTAGTTTTGGTTAA
- the LOC107911481 gene encoding ATP synthase subunit delta', mitochondrial isoform X2: MLRPASMLLARRPILAARARSFSTDLPAAPFADATFTEACSKVIPNMEPPKTPLSFMQPHPPTPSSIPSKLTVHFVLPYASELATIEVPTPKATKKSPNILKM, translated from the exons ATGTTGCGTCCAGCATCAATGCTATTGGCCCGTCGACCCATTTTGGCAGCAAGGGCTCGATCGTTCTCCACTGATCTGCCAGCGGCTCCCTTTGCGGATGCCACGTTCACGGAGGCGTGTTCTAAAGTGATCCCCAATATGGAACCTCCTAAAACTCCTCTCTCTTTCATGCAACCTCATCCTCCCACTCCTTCCTCCATTCCTTCCAAACTCACTGTCCATTTCGTCCTTCCTTATGCTTCTGAGTTGGCCACCATAGAG GTTCCAACACCAAAGGCCACTAAGAAGTCTCCTAATATTCTCAAAATGTAA